Proteins from a single region of Lentisphaerota bacterium:
- a CDS encoding prepilin-type N-terminal cleavage/methylation domain-containing protein: protein MKINRKGFTLVEIMIVVAIIALLAVIAVPNLIKARTATQKSTCNNNKRLIYDAIDQWALANNADAADDFDGETNAIAAYIKGEAIPTCKTGTSPYTLLGAVSNALVWCTSSAADHNSEAEQDHPDAP from the coding sequence ATGAAGATCAATAGAAAAGGTTTCACGCTGGTCGAAATCATGATCGTTGTGGCGATCATTGCGTTGCTGGCGGTCATTGCCGTGCCGAACCTGATCAAGGCTCGTACCGCGACGCAGAAGAGCACCTGCAACAACAACAAGCGTCTGATCTACGACGCCATTGACCAGTGGGCGCTGGCCAACAACGCAGACGCGGCAGACGATTTCGACGGGGAGACCAATGCCATCGCGGCCTACATCAAGGGCGAGGCGATCCCCACGTGCAAGACGGGCACTTCGCCCTACACCTTGCTGGGGGCTGTCTCCAACGCCCTCGTGTGGTGCACGTCGTCCGCCGCCGACCATAATTCCGAGGCTGAGCAAGACCATCCTGATGCCCCCTAA
- a CDS encoding prepilin-type N-terminal cleavage/methylation domain-containing protein, with product MKRWKARSGFTLIEIMIVVALLLLLSVIVAPNLLRARENTQRTLCLYHRRLIQDMISQWALVASKGPGDAIDRVALAEYAKTGQLPLCKAGNTAYDIGGTVNEPVILCSRHPD from the coding sequence ATGAAGCGGTGGAAGGCCAGAAGCGGTTTCACGCTCATCGAGATCATGATCGTGGTCGCGTTGCTGCTTTTGCTTTCGGTGATCGTGGCCCCCAACCTGCTCCGCGCGCGCGAAAACACCCAGCGCACCCTGTGCCTCTATCATCGCCGCCTGATTCAGGACATGATCAGCCAGTGGGCGCTGGTCGCGAGCAAGGGGCCGGGCGATGCCATTGATCGCGTGGCTCTGGCGGAGTACGCGAAGACGGGGCAGCTCCCCCTCTGCAAGGCGGGCAATACCGCGTATGACATCGGGGGGACCGTGAACGAACCGGTCATCCTCTGTTCGCGGCACCCGGATTGA